The following proteins are encoded in a genomic region of Bacillota bacterium:
- a CDS encoding ABC transporter substrate-binding protein, which produces MTWVLALGLLLVLGCAAKQPAAPSSAGPKYGGRLKVAMGTSIPIFDSAYASGMANLGIIDLVSETLTKINSDTGEVMPYLAESWTAEGNVWTIKLRKGVKFTDGTPFDAAAVKFNIERMLDPATKALTRSTWTMIKSVDVVDPHTVRITTHEPFGPLMAQLSYAPMGMNSPTQVQKLGNENYHTAPVGTGPFKYVEHIKGDHTLLSRNDEYWGGKPYLDEVYVKPIPEAGARVMALESGEVDVVFNVPPRDVPRLEQNPKIRVIQPPAQRTMHVGINVTRGPLKDKRVRQALNYAVDKQAIVDNIFLGKTYVSDAPVAKNVFGYHSTRVYNYDPEKAKALLKEAGYPNGFSVTLTYSPGRFLMTEEVVQAIQNDLAKVGVKVTL; this is translated from the coding sequence ATGACGTGGGTGCTCGCCCTAGGCCTCCTGCTTGTGCTGGGGTGCGCAGCGAAGCAGCCTGCTGCGCCGAGTAGTGCGGGGCCAAAGTACGGGGGTCGGCTGAAGGTAGCCATGGGGACCAGCATCCCCATATTCGACTCCGCGTATGCATCCGGCATGGCCAACCTGGGCATTATCGACCTCGTCAGTGAGACGCTGACAAAGATCAACTCGGATACCGGCGAGGTCATGCCCTACCTAGCCGAAAGTTGGACAGCGGAGGGTAATGTCTGGACGATCAAGCTTCGTAAGGGAGTGAAGTTCACTGACGGCACGCCCTTTGACGCGGCAGCGGTGAAGTTCAACATCGAGCGCATGCTGGATCCGGCCACCAAGGCCCTCACCCGGAGCACCTGGACGATGATCAAGTCGGTGGATGTGGTTGACCCGCACACGGTGAGAATCACCACGCACGAGCCCTTCGGACCGTTGATGGCCCAGTTGAGCTACGCGCCTATGGGGATGAACAGCCCCACCCAGGTCCAGAAGCTGGGTAATGAGAATTACCACACGGCTCCGGTAGGTACTGGGCCATTCAAGTATGTTGAACACATTAAGGGTGACCACACGCTACTCAGCAGGAATGACGAATATTGGGGAGGTAAGCCCTATCTCGACGAGGTATATGTGAAGCCCATCCCGGAGGCGGGGGCGAGGGTGATGGCCCTCGAGTCGGGGGAAGTGGATGTGGTGTTCAACGTCCCGCCCCGCGACGTGCCCAGGCTGGAGCAGAATCCCAAGATCAGGGTGATCCAGCCTCCGGCCCAGAGAACCATGCACGTGGGCATCAACGTCACCAGGGGTCCCCTGAAGGACAAGAGGGTGCGTCAGGCCCTCAACTATGCAGTGGACAAGCAAGCCATCGTGGACAACATCTTTCTGGGCAAGACGTACGTCTCGGACGCACCGGTGGCGAAGAACGTGTTCGGCTACCATTCCACGCGTGTATACAATTATGACCCCGAGAAGGCAAAGGCCTTGCTCAAGGAGGCTGGGTACCCGAACGGTTTCAGCGTTACGCTCACCTACTCGCCGGGGCGCTTCCTGATGACCGAGGAGGTCGTGCAAGCCATCCAGAACGACTTGGCCAAAGTGGGGGTCAAGGTCACCCTCCA